A window from Hymenobacter volaticus encodes these proteins:
- a CDS encoding class I SAM-dependent methyltransferase yields MYTFLTTSPWLDYELLDAGNFEKLERFGQHILARPEPQAIWDPHLPASEWQRAHATFTREKGSQERGQWKIKPGTPEQWVIGYERPDGLKLRFRLGMSSFKHVGLFPEQDPNWQFIYQQTRKRKAAVPRVLNLFAYTGAATLAARAAGADVTHLDSVKQVNFWARDNMEASNLDGVRWLVEDAMKYVRREVKRGSKYQGLILDPPAYGRGPNGEKWQLEDELNEMLKLCKELLDPTDHFFLVNLYSLGFSALILDNLVSEIFPTMREKREIGEIYLHDAGARKLPLGTFCRFAT; encoded by the coding sequence GTCCCTGGTTGGACTACGAACTGCTCGACGCGGGCAACTTCGAAAAGCTGGAGCGTTTCGGCCAGCACATTCTGGCCCGTCCTGAGCCACAGGCCATATGGGACCCGCACCTGCCCGCCAGCGAGTGGCAACGCGCCCACGCCACCTTCACCCGCGAAAAAGGCAGCCAAGAGCGCGGCCAGTGGAAAATCAAGCCCGGCACCCCCGAGCAGTGGGTGATTGGCTACGAGCGGCCCGACGGCCTGAAGCTGCGGTTTCGGTTGGGCATGTCTTCGTTCAAGCACGTAGGGCTATTTCCGGAGCAAGACCCCAACTGGCAGTTTATCTACCAGCAAACCCGCAAGCGGAAAGCCGCCGTGCCACGCGTACTGAATCTGTTTGCCTACACTGGCGCTGCCACGCTAGCGGCCCGCGCCGCCGGCGCCGACGTGACGCACCTCGACTCGGTAAAACAGGTAAACTTTTGGGCCCGCGACAACATGGAAGCCAGCAACCTCGACGGGGTGCGCTGGTTGGTGGAAGACGCCATGAAGTACGTGCGGCGCGAAGTGAAGCGCGGCAGCAAGTACCAGGGTCTCATCCTCGACCCGCCCGCCTACGGCCGCGGCCCCAACGGCGAGAAATGGCAACTCGAAGACGAGCTAAACGAGATGCTCAAGCTCTGCAAAGAGCTCCTCGACCCCACCGACCATTTCTTTCTCGTCAACCTCTACTCTCTCGGCTTCTCGGCCCTGATTCTGGATAACCTCGTGAGCGAGATTTTCCCAACTATGCGGGAGAAACGCGAGATTGGCGAAATCTACCTGCATGATGCGGGCGCGCGCAAGCTGCCGCTCGGCACATTTTGCCGGTTTGCTACCTAG
- a CDS encoding Ppx/GppA phosphatase family protein: MPHPPHRRLALIDMGTNTFHLLIVELPEEGRTEPLVLLRTKVGVRLGQGGISKGEITPEAFARALHTMDAFQEEIELHQVTDVRATATSAMRVARNGPELVQTIFEHTGIRVEVIPGEREAELITKGVRQAVPLGNERNLIVDIGGGSVEFIIADEATIFWKQSFEIGAQRLLDKFFPDASGVMPAAAVAAEQAHLSVVLAPLVAAIEEYQPVGIVGASGSFDSLADMQIGQLRNEADLPPCTELAMSSFQESYRQLLNGNHEQRKAIPGILPMRADMLVVASVLFDFVLGVSGITRIRTSAYALKEGLLAEMMELN; encoded by the coding sequence ATGCCGCATCCTCCTCACCGCCGCCTCGCCCTGATTGACATGGGCACCAATACGTTTCACTTGCTGATTGTGGAATTGCCCGAAGAGGGACGCACCGAACCGCTGGTGCTGTTGCGTACCAAAGTAGGCGTACGGCTTGGGCAAGGCGGTATCAGCAAAGGAGAAATTACGCCTGAAGCTTTTGCGCGAGCCTTGCACACCATGGATGCGTTTCAAGAGGAAATTGAGCTGCACCAAGTTACAGACGTACGAGCTACGGCGACCAGCGCTATGCGCGTGGCCCGCAATGGGCCCGAGCTGGTGCAAACTATTTTCGAGCATACCGGCATTCGGGTGGAGGTGATTCCTGGCGAGCGAGAAGCAGAGCTGATCACGAAAGGCGTCCGGCAGGCGGTGCCGCTCGGCAACGAGCGCAACCTGATCGTAGATATTGGAGGCGGTTCGGTGGAGTTTATCATTGCCGATGAAGCCACTATTTTCTGGAAGCAAAGCTTTGAAATTGGGGCGCAACGCCTGCTCGACAAGTTTTTTCCGGATGCTAGCGGCGTCATGCCGGCGGCGGCAGTAGCGGCCGAGCAAGCCCACTTAAGCGTAGTACTGGCGCCGCTGGTAGCGGCTATTGAAGAGTACCAGCCAGTAGGCATCGTAGGCGCTTCCGGCAGCTTCGACAGCCTAGCCGACATGCAAATCGGCCAACTGCGCAACGAAGCAGACCTTCCGCCCTGCACCGAATTGGCCATGAGTAGCTTTCAGGAAAGCTACCGCCAACTACTCAACGGCAACCACGAGCAACGCAAAGCCATACCCGGCATCTTGCCCATGCGGGCCGATATGCTGGTCGTGGCGTCCGTGCTCTTTGATTTTGTGCTTGGTGTCAGCGGCATCACCCGCATTCGCACGTCTGCCTACGCGTTGAAAGAGGGCTTGCTAGCAGAAATGATGGAGTTGAATTAA
- a CDS encoding circularly permuted type 2 ATP-grasp protein: MQSTSLLHSYHEQANVWDEMFQTENIRPEYRNFVTAIENLPDTEMTRKVELAKKLFLSQGVTFTVYSSGEGIEKIFPFDIIPRILNHEEWVRIEAGIKQRLKALNIFLKDIYHQQFIIKDGIIPAALVYSCPQFLREMMNVNVPYDIYTHIAGVDLIRDHDGEFYVLEDNLRTPSGVSYMLENRSITYRIFPDLLPKNNVQPVKDYPDLLFRNLLALGNRQASEATVVLLSPGIYNSAYFEHSTLARLMGIRLVESRDLIVHDHFVYMKTTRGLTRVDVIYRRVDDDYIDPLVFRPDSALGVSGLYWAYRKGNVAIVNAMGNGVADDKAVYCYVPDMIRYYLNEEPILKNVPTYQLDDPDKRQLVFDNMERMVIKRTNESGGYGMLIGSSATEEEMDAFKTAITADPRSFIAQPIISLSSTPCYIDGVLQPRRVDLRPFALYGPSGIDIVPGGLTRVALREGSLVVNSSQGGGSKDTWVLGPTQ; the protein is encoded by the coding sequence ATGCAATCCACTTCGCTTCTTCACTCCTACCACGAACAGGCCAACGTGTGGGACGAAATGTTTCAGACGGAGAACATCCGGCCAGAGTATCGCAACTTCGTGACGGCCATTGAGAACCTGCCAGACACGGAAATGACTCGCAAGGTGGAGCTAGCCAAAAAGTTGTTTCTGAGCCAGGGCGTTACGTTTACGGTGTATAGTAGCGGGGAAGGCATCGAGAAAATTTTCCCCTTCGACATCATCCCGCGCATCCTCAACCACGAAGAATGGGTGCGGATTGAGGCGGGCATAAAGCAGCGGCTGAAGGCCCTCAATATTTTCCTCAAGGACATTTACCATCAGCAGTTCATCATCAAAGACGGCATCATTCCGGCGGCGCTGGTGTACTCGTGCCCGCAGTTTTTGCGCGAGATGATGAACGTCAACGTGCCCTACGACATTTACACCCACATTGCGGGCGTCGACTTGATTCGGGACCATGACGGGGAGTTTTACGTGCTCGAAGACAACCTGCGCACGCCATCGGGGGTGTCGTACATGCTGGAAAACCGCAGCATCACGTACCGCATCTTCCCCGATCTGCTGCCCAAAAATAACGTGCAGCCCGTCAAGGATTACCCTGATCTGCTGTTTCGCAATCTGCTGGCGCTCGGCAACCGGCAGGCCAGCGAAGCCACCGTGGTACTACTGTCGCCGGGCATCTACAACTCGGCGTATTTCGAGCACAGCACGTTGGCCCGCCTGATGGGAATTCGGCTGGTGGAAAGCCGCGACTTAATCGTGCATGACCATTTCGTGTACATGAAAACCACCCGTGGCCTAACGCGCGTCGATGTTATTTACCGCCGCGTTGATGACGACTACATCGACCCGCTGGTGTTCCGGCCCGATAGCGCGTTGGGCGTTTCGGGGTTGTATTGGGCGTATCGCAAAGGCAACGTGGCCATTGTGAATGCCATGGGCAACGGCGTGGCCGACGATAAAGCCGTGTACTGCTACGTACCCGATATGATTCGCTATTACCTCAACGAGGAACCCATCCTCAAAAACGTGCCCACCTACCAACTCGACGACCCCGACAAGCGCCAACTGGTGTTTGATAACATGGAGCGCATGGTCATCAAACGCACCAACGAGTCGGGAGGCTATGGAATGCTGATCGGCAGCAGCGCTACCGAAGAAGAAATGGACGCCTTCAAAACGGCCATTACCGCTGATCCGCGCAGCTTTATTGCGCAGCCCATCATCAGCCTCTCGTCCACCCCTTGCTACATCGATGGGGTGCTTCAACCCCGCCGCGTCGACTTGCGGCCGTTTGCGCTCTACGGCCCGTCTGGCATCGACATTGTGCCCGGTGGCCTTACACGTGTGGCCCTGCGCGAAGGCTCCTTAGTGGTGAATTCCTCGCAAGGCGGCGGCAGCAAAGACACGTGGGTGCTCGGGCCAACTCAGTAA